From the Theobroma cacao cultivar B97-61/B2 chromosome 2, Criollo_cocoa_genome_V2, whole genome shotgun sequence genome, one window contains:
- the LOC18607220 gene encoding serine/threonine-protein kinase-like protein At5g23170: protein MKEMDCEEIVEFDYEEVVKATRGFSPSRLIGKGSHGAVYQGFLQDNKVVAVKRSSINGVEARLDNLKKLDNEISVLSSLRESSHIISFLGVSHDLAKDDKLLVMELMPNGSLHDLLHVAATPPPWPKRVEIAMQIARAVQFLHEGKPLVIHRDIKSANILFDSSWTAKLADFGLAVLPDDSLSQATQPAGTLGYLDPSYTAPDKLSTKNDVFSLGVVFLEIISGRKVIDVSKAPASIVEWAIPLVEKQRLTGICDPRVPFPTYMEGVIRRILSVTSRCLSENEARRPSIGEIVMAMETCSIERVRTNYITAWTSILQNLILITRRRRKLMGQCRAVCATTQEGDGNSDVSRGKMLLKEILADVTLK, encoded by the coding sequence atgaAGGAGATGGACTGCGAGGAAATAGTGGAGTTTGATTATGAAGAAGTTGTGAAAGCGACCCGAGGTTTCTCTCCTTCGAGACTGATAGGGAAAGGCAGCCACGGAGCGGTCTACCAAGGCTTTCTTCAAGATAACAAGGTGGTAGCCGTGAAGAGGTCATCCATCAATGGCGTCGAGGCACGACTTGACAACTTGAAGAAGCTAGACAACGAAATATCTGTATTGTCGTCTTTACGTGAAAGTTCTCACATCATCAGCTTTCTCGGAGTCAGTCATGATTTGGCCAAGGACGACAAGCTTTTGGTGATGGAGTTGATGCCTAATGGTTCCTTGCATGATTTGTTGCATGTTGCTGCCACCCCACCCCCGTGGCCTAAACGTGTGGAGATCGCTATGCAAATCGCGAGGGCGGTCCAGTTCCTCCATGAAGGCAAGCCTTTGGTTATCCATAGAGATATTAAATCTGcaaatattttgtttgattCAAGTTGGACTGCAAAATTGGCTGATTTCGGACTGGCAGTCTTGCCAGATGACTCGCTGAGTCAGGCGACTCAACCAGCCGGTACCCTTGGGTACTTAGACCCTAGTTACACCGCCCCTGACAAACTGAGCACTAAGAACGACGTTTTCAGTCTGGGGGTTGTTTTCCTAGAAATCATTAGCGGTAGAAAAGTCATTGATGTCTCTAAAGCACCGGCTTCCATAGTTGAATGGGCAATTCCATTAGTAGAAAAGCAAAGACTAACGGGAATCTGCGACCCAAGGGTTCCATTTCCAACGTACATGGAAGGCGTGATAAGGAGAATATTGAGCGTGACATCACGTTGTTTGTCAGAGAACGAAGCCCGCCGACCTTCGATAGGAGAAATCGTCATGGCAATGGAGACTTGTTCCATTGAACGAGTCAGAACGAATTATATTACCGCTTGGACTAGCATCTTACAGAACTTGATTCTGATTACGAGGAGGCGGCGAAAATTGATGGGACAATGCAGGGCCGTCTGTGCAACAACCCAAGAAGGCGACGGTAACAGCGATGTTTCGAGAGGGAAAATGTTGCTGAAGGAGATATTGGCAGATGTTacgttgaaatga
- the LOC18607221 gene encoding uncharacterized zinc finger protein At4g06634 isoform X1: MEMQFPHNLFERRPIFKSRAPAVKWFKEWVPQDVVATGGKCMILKWVNDFVDWCKAIEGGVEGLSENTLKALKEKEKEPEAPEPEPEPTTEVLFLCSYEGCGKTFIDAGALRKHSHIHGERQYVCHWEGCGKKFLDSSKLKRHFLIHTGERDFICPHEGCGKAFSLDFNLRSHMKTHSQENYHICPYPDCGKRYAHEYKLKNHIASHHEKNTTADVPKYATPTEKITKTPKPSGGAYGSASSDRPYVCPYEGCEKAYIHEYKLKLHLRREHPGHMSDENVENATPNADNEMDEASDQDAYAGKRVNGKSQKQQSRAKPNVKMPPAKIARQKGSSPVTLPVPKKQWPVKEEVYEEEDSEETEEDRENVEDGWRYADNNEDDDEETEYED; this comes from the exons ATGGAGATGCAGTTCCCTCACAATCTGTTCGAGAGACGCCCTATTTTCAAATCCAGGGCACCCGCTGTTAAATGGTTCAAAGAATG GGTGCCTCAAGATGTTGTAGCAACGGGCGGAAAGTGCATGATTTTGAAGTGGGTAAACG ATTTTGTGGATTGGTGTAAGGCCATAGAGGGTGGTGTGGAAGGATTATCTG AGAACACCTTGAAGGCATTGAAAGAGAAGGAGAAAGAGCCTGAAGCACCAGAGCCTGAGCCTGAGCCTACCACAGAAGTTCTTTTCCTTTGCAGCTATGAAGGCTGTGGAAAGACCTTTATTGATGCTGGTGCTTTGAGAAAGCATTCTCACATTCATGGAGAGAGACAATATGTTTGTCACTGGGAGGGTTGTGGGAAG AAATTTTTGGATAGTTCAAAACTGAAAAGACACTTTCTCATTCACACTGGAGAAAGAGATTTTATATGCCCACATGAAGGCTGTGGTAAG GCATTCTCCTTGGATTTCAACCTGAGGTCACACATGAAAACACATTCGCAAGAAAACTACCATATCTGTCCGTACCCAGACTGTGGAAAGAGATATGCTCATGAGTACAAGCTAAAGAACCACATTGCATCCCACCATGAAAAG AACACGACAGCAGACGTGCCAAAATATGCCACACCTACGGAGAAGATAACTAAAACACCTAAGCCTAGTGGGGGTGCCTATGGCTCTGCATCATCTGATCGCCCTTATGTATGCCCTTATGAAGGTTGTGAGAAGGCTTACATACATGAATACAAACTAAAACTCCATCTAAGGAGAGAGCATCCTGGCCATATGTCAGATGAGAATGTCGAGAATGCCACACCTAATGCTGACAATGAGATGGACGAAGCCAGTGATCAAGATGCTTATGCTGGAAAGCGAGTCAATGGCAAAAGTCAGAAACAACAAAGCAGGGCCAAGCCAAATGTGAAGATGCCTCCTGCCAAGATTGCACGGCAAAAAGGCTCGAGTCCTGTGACTTTGCCTGTACCCAAAAAGCAATGGCCAGTCAAAGAAGAAGTATACGAGGAAGAGGATAGTGAAGAAACTGAGGAAGACCGTGAGAATGTAGAGGATGGATGGAGGTATGCGGATAACAATGAAGACGACGACGAAGAGACAGAATATGAAGACTAG
- the LOC18607221 gene encoding uncharacterized zinc finger protein At4g06634 isoform X2, with amino-acid sequence MEMQFPHNLFERRPIFKSRAPAVKWFKEWVPQDVVATGGKCMILKWVNENTLKALKEKEKEPEAPEPEPEPTTEVLFLCSYEGCGKTFIDAGALRKHSHIHGERQYVCHWEGCGKKFLDSSKLKRHFLIHTGERDFICPHEGCGKAFSLDFNLRSHMKTHSQENYHICPYPDCGKRYAHEYKLKNHIASHHEKNTTADVPKYATPTEKITKTPKPSGGAYGSASSDRPYVCPYEGCEKAYIHEYKLKLHLRREHPGHMSDENVENATPNADNEMDEASDQDAYAGKRVNGKSQKQQSRAKPNVKMPPAKIARQKGSSPVTLPVPKKQWPVKEEVYEEEDSEETEEDRENVEDGWRYADNNEDDDEETEYED; translated from the exons ATGGAGATGCAGTTCCCTCACAATCTGTTCGAGAGACGCCCTATTTTCAAATCCAGGGCACCCGCTGTTAAATGGTTCAAAGAATG GGTGCCTCAAGATGTTGTAGCAACGGGCGGAAAGTGCATGATTTTGAAGTGGGTAAACG AGAACACCTTGAAGGCATTGAAAGAGAAGGAGAAAGAGCCTGAAGCACCAGAGCCTGAGCCTGAGCCTACCACAGAAGTTCTTTTCCTTTGCAGCTATGAAGGCTGTGGAAAGACCTTTATTGATGCTGGTGCTTTGAGAAAGCATTCTCACATTCATGGAGAGAGACAATATGTTTGTCACTGGGAGGGTTGTGGGAAG AAATTTTTGGATAGTTCAAAACTGAAAAGACACTTTCTCATTCACACTGGAGAAAGAGATTTTATATGCCCACATGAAGGCTGTGGTAAG GCATTCTCCTTGGATTTCAACCTGAGGTCACACATGAAAACACATTCGCAAGAAAACTACCATATCTGTCCGTACCCAGACTGTGGAAAGAGATATGCTCATGAGTACAAGCTAAAGAACCACATTGCATCCCACCATGAAAAG AACACGACAGCAGACGTGCCAAAATATGCCACACCTACGGAGAAGATAACTAAAACACCTAAGCCTAGTGGGGGTGCCTATGGCTCTGCATCATCTGATCGCCCTTATGTATGCCCTTATGAAGGTTGTGAGAAGGCTTACATACATGAATACAAACTAAAACTCCATCTAAGGAGAGAGCATCCTGGCCATATGTCAGATGAGAATGTCGAGAATGCCACACCTAATGCTGACAATGAGATGGACGAAGCCAGTGATCAAGATGCTTATGCTGGAAAGCGAGTCAATGGCAAAAGTCAGAAACAACAAAGCAGGGCCAAGCCAAATGTGAAGATGCCTCCTGCCAAGATTGCACGGCAAAAAGGCTCGAGTCCTGTGACTTTGCCTGTACCCAAAAAGCAATGGCCAGTCAAAGAAGAAGTATACGAGGAAGAGGATAGTGAAGAAACTGAGGAAGACCGTGAGAATGTAGAGGATGGATGGAGGTATGCGGATAACAATGAAGACGACGACGAAGAGACAGAATATGAAGACTAG
- the LOC18607224 gene encoding zinc-finger homeodomain protein 5, which yields MAGEASKDVIKIEASEVEPISVQRCSSLVPETERIRYKECRRNHAASFGRYAFDGCGEFIGCNDDAFMCAACGCHRSFHRKEPPNNLNNAALPPPHQPMPPQKPLLAPLPLASHNGLTGETSLFPRDRNIDAGSETLSGAEVEEPKDTKKRAKRTRITMEQKTKMMRFADKLGWRPQKHDDAEVQQFCEEVGITKRVFVVWLNNNRRRKDSMRSEEQAWAHAVAENNNMSAAQN from the coding sequence ATGGCAGGAGAAGCAAGCAAGGATGTGATCAAAATCGAGGCTTCAGAGGTTGAACCCATTTCAGTTCAACGATGCTCCAGCCTTGTGCCAGAGACGGAGCGAATCAGGTACAAAGAATGCAGGCGAAACCATGCGGCTTCCTTTGGCCgctatgcttttgatggttGTGGAGAGTTCATCGGTTGCAATGACGATGCATTCATGTGTGCTGCATGCGGCTGTCATCGCAGCTTCCACCGCAAAGAGCCTCCTAACAACCTCAACAACGCTGCTCTGCCTCCTCCACATCAACCGATGCCTCCTCAAAAACCACTGCTGGCACCCCTGCCTTTAGCATCCCACAATGGACTCACTGGTGAGACTTCTCTATTCCCTAGGGACAGGAATATTGATGCAGGGTCTGAAACACTCAGTGGAGCCGAGGTAGAAGAACCAAAAGACACGAAGAAGAGGGCAAAGAGAACTAGGATTACGATGGAGCAGAAGACCAAAATGATGCGGTTTGCTGACAAGTTAGGGTGGAGGCCCCAGAAGCACGATGATGCTGAGGTACAACAGTTCTGCGAGGAAGTTGGAATCACCAAGCGCGTGTTCGTCGTTTGGCTGAACAACAACAGGCGCCGGAAGGATTCCATGAGATCAGAGGAGCAAGCTTGGGCGCATGCAGTGgctgaaaataataatatgagTGCTGCTCAAAattag